Part of the Prevotella communis genome is shown below.
CGTTTCTGTTATGGTGAGGCGTATCTTGCACGTGAAGAACTTCTCGCTCTACCGACCGGCCGCAGACTATCAGCTGACACCGGCTTATGACCTCCTGAATGTGGCTATTGCTAATCCGAAGGACAAGGAGGAACTGGCGCTTACGCTTTGTGGAAAGAAATCAAAACTTACTATGAACGACTTCCTGACTGCGGCAAAGACGATGGGGTTGGAGGAGAACGTGGTGCAGCGTCTCATCACCAGTTTCCATAAGGCGCTACCCAAATGGCAGCAGCTCATACAGGATTCCTTCCTCAGCGAGGAGAATAAACAGGCGTATGCAGAGCTTATTGCTTCGCGATTGGATAGATTGAAAGTGGATTAAGGACACAAAAATCCCATTGGATATTTTTCGTCTACGGACTCTAGGGACTAAAAGGACAGTGGCAGCGCCAGCGCCGCCTCGGCGGCAAGTCCTATAAGTCTTTGAAGTCCGTAGACATAAATAAAGTGAGCCCGGCAATTTGCCGAGCTCACTCTTTTTTTTTACGCCATGCACGAGGTGACTCCGAGTGCTGTTGCGATGGCTGACAGCATACTAATGGCTGTTTGAATCGCGAATTTCCAAAATGTCTTGTTCTTCATCATTCAGAATTTTAATGTTTCATGTTTAATGTTTAATCCTTAAGGATTCACCGGTCCGCCGCCGTTGCCAGATTCGGAGCTAGAACTGCCGCCTCCGCCGTTCTCAGGGTTCTCGCCGCCTCCGTTTTCAGGGTCTTCCACCTCGCCCGATGTTGAGGTGACGCGCTTCACTTCCTTACCGTCTCTGTCGAAACAGGTGATCTGGATGGCGGTCTTTGCCAGCTCCTCCTTCAGGTCTGTGTCGGGCGTGAAGATGATACGACGACTGGTGATCAGCTCTGCCTTTACCTCGTTCACCGTCTCTACGCTCTTGGCACGCAGACCGAAGCGCATGGTACCCAGTCCAGGCAGTGCCACCGAGTGACCTTCCGTTGCCCATGCCTTGATGACATCACCGGCTGCATCCCAGCATGCCTGCATCACGCCTCGGCTCACACCACTGCGAAGGGCAGCCTCCTTGATTACCTTGTCCTGTGTGAGGGCGGTGTACAACTCAGGCATCATCACGTAGCGATACTTACCAGCGTAGGTGCCTACCTTCTGCAACTGTTCTTTTGCTTTTACTTTCATTGACATAATCTAAATGTGTTTTAAATGGTTATTAAATGTTTAATCTTTTTACCTTTGTCAATTTCGGGTCTCTAGAGTGCCTTCGTGCTTCCAAACTTCCTCGTGCACTAGGAAAATTTTTCTCGCTAGTTAGGGCGCAATATTTATCCCTTATTGACAATGCAAAGGTACTCATAAAAAGCGATACCTACAAATATTCTTTGTCAAGAAATATAAAAACATGAATATCTTACAATCTTACAATCTTACATTCTTACATTTCATATATTTTTTGTAGTGGTAGAGTTTAAGTAATATAATAATATTATAATATTATTATATTACTTAATTTTCTTCCCTCATTTTTTATGCCAAATGTAAGATTGTAAGAATGTAAGATTGTAAGGTTTAGGTGTCGTATATTTTATACTGCCCAGTCCTCAATCTTCAAGCCTTCTATATGCTCAAAGTGCTTGCGGTTATGGGTTACGACTATCAGATCCTTAGCCTTAGCAGCGCAGCCAATCAATAAGTCGAAGTCTTCAATTTTCTTACCTGATTTCCAAAGTTTAGCTCTTTCCTGCGCAAAAGTATGGATGGTCTGGTCGAAGGAAATCACATTCATTTCGGCAACAAACTCTTCTACCTGTTTGAGATTGTCTTCGATTCGATCACTGTAATATGCACCAAAAACGAGTTCTGCTACAACAATATCTGTAATGTAGCAGCTACTTTCTTCAATATCGTTGAGTTTATTTTCAACGTTACGATTTCCTCTAAGCAGAAAAATACATGTACTTGTGTCGAGCAGATATCCGTTCATAGTTCAGCGTCAAATGTGTTATTTGTCCTTGCAGTACGTATTTCTTCCATGATTTCTTCTGCCGAACGGCTATCCTTCCACTTACCAGCAAAACGGCTGGCCCATCCCTTGCGAGGTTCTTTCTTTTCCTCCTCTGGACGAGTCATTGAACTGCTAAGAAGCGTTATGAGCTCCAGTTTAACATTGTCGCTCAAATCCTTCAATTCTGACCAATATTTGGCGCTAATCGATGAAGGTGATACTAAAACATTGGTATTCATATACTCAATTTTTATTGTTTCTGACTGCA
Proteins encoded:
- a CDS encoding HipA domain-containing protein, giving the protein MVRRILHVKNFSLYRPAADYQLTPAYDLLNVAIANPKDKEELALTLCGKKSKLTMNDFLTAAKTMGLEENVVQRLITSFHKALPKWQQLIQDSFLSEENKQAYAELIASRLDRLKVD
- a CDS encoding smalltalk protein; translation: MMKNKTFWKFAIQTAISMLSAIATALGVTSCMA
- a CDS encoding DNA-binding protein codes for the protein MSMKVKAKEQLQKVGTYAGKYRYVMMPELYTALTQDKVIKEAALRSGVSRGVMQACWDAAGDVIKAWATEGHSVALPGLGTMRFGLRAKSVETVNEVKAELITSRRIIFTPDTDLKEELAKTAIQITCFDRDGKEVKRVTSTSGEVEDPENGGGENPENGGGGSSSSESGNGGGPVNP
- a CDS encoding PIN domain-containing protein, giving the protein MNGYLLDTSTCIFLLRGNRNVENKLNDIEESSCYITDIVVAELVFGAYYSDRIEDNLKQVEEFVAEMNVISFDQTIHTFAQERAKLWKSGKKIEDFDLLIGCAAKAKDLIVVTHNRKHFEHIEGLKIEDWAV